The genomic segment CCGGGCACCCGGCGCCGCTGATCGCACGCGAGGGACGGCTCGCCGAGTTGCTTCCGTACGAGGACGGGGGCCCCGCCCTGGGCCTCCTGCCGCGCGCCCGCTGGCCGCGCCGCCAGGTGGAGCTGGGCGGCAAGTGGAGCCTGATGCTCTACACGGACGGCCTGATCGAGGGCCGCATCGGCCGGGGGAACCAGCGGCTGGGCCAGGACGGCATGGTGGACATGGTCCGCCGCCAGATCGCGGCGGGGCTCCAGGGCGACGAGCTGCTGGAGGCGGCGGTGAACGAGGCCCGCGACCTCAACGGCGGGGACCTGACGGACGACGTGGCGGTACTGCTCCTGGACCGGACGCCCGGCGCGCGCTGAGCACGCCCCGGGGGGCACGGGCGGTGGTCTACCGACCGCCGGTGGTCTACCGACCGCCGTTGTACGGCCCGTAGGGCCCGTCGCTGCTGGAGCCGCCGCGGCGGCCGCCGCCCGAGATCTGCCGGATCGCGGGGCGCACGTCGACCATGTAGACGATGGTGGCGACGAGCCCGATGATCGGCAGGAACGACAGGATCGGGAAGAGCAGGTTCACCACGAAGGCGAGGCCGAGGATGATCAGCCAGAACGGCTTGGTCTTCTTGTCCGCCGCCCGATAGGCGTCCTCGCGCCGGACGGCGGCGTCGATGAGCGCGAATCCGCTGAAGACGATCAGGGCCAGCGACAGCAGCCACATGAAGTTCGCGAACCCTTGCATCAGCACAACGTCCACCACCAGTCTCGGCTCATCGATTACGCGGCCACGGTACCCGCTACCCGGTCACCCGTTACCCAGTCAACGGGGCGGACACCCGATGAGTGCCCGCCCCGGCGCGTGACCCGGTCCTACTTGGCGGGCGGCGTGGTCTTCTTGGCGGCCGGCTTCTTGGCCGGTGCCTTCTTGGCGGCGGGCTTCTTCACCGGGGCGGCGGCCGCGCTCTTCGGCGCGACGGCGACGGGGCCCTTGGGCTCGGCGGACTGCGCCGCGGCGGGCTTCGGCTCGTCGTCGGGCTCGACCGTCTCGGCCAGGTCGAGGATCTCCTCGGCGGCCTCGCCGCGCCACGACTTCACGGCCTGCTCGCCGTGCTCGGCGACCTCGTCGTACTTCTCGCGCGCCTTCACCGCGAGCTCGGCGGCGACGCCGACACCGCGCAGCGCGAGGTCCTGAGCGGTCTCGCCGAGCTTCTTCAGGTCGGTGTCGATCGTGCCGAGCACCTCGGTGACCTTGGCCTGGAGGGTCTCCTGCGCCTCCTTGGCACGGGCACCGGCCTTGTCCTGGACGGCCTTCGGGTCGGTGTTGCGCACCGCTTCGAAGCGGGCCGGGGCCTCGGCGATCAGCTGCTCGACGAGCCCCGGAACCTTCTTCGCCTGCTGGAAGGCGAGGTCCGCGGACCCGGCGACGAAGTACGCGGGGGTGGGGTTGCTCAGGGTCTTGCGCAGGTCATCGGTGATGGCCATGACGAGGGTCCTCCCGGATTCGCGTCGGCGTGTGAAACGTTCAGCTTGAGGGTGGTGACTGCTTGGGACGGGCATCACTGCCGCTGCCATCGACATCCGCGTCCACATCCGCATCCGCGTGCGAGAGCGTCTCGAAGTCGTTCTCCTTGCGGAACGACTCGTAGATCTGCAACAGCACTTGCTTCTGGCGTTCGTTGATGGACGGGTCGGCGAGGATGACGGCGCGCGTCTCCAGCTCGTCCCGCTCCTTCTCGTCGAGGATCCCGGCCCGCACGTACAGCGTCTCGGCGGAGATCCGCAGGGCCTTGGCGACCTGCTGCAGGACCTCGGCGCTCGGCTTGCGCAGGCCGCGCTCGATCTGGCTCAGATACGGATTGGACACTCCCGCGGCATCGGCGAGCTGCCGCAGCGACAGCTGCGCACTGCGCCGCTGTTCGCGCAGATACTCACCGAGATTGCCGACGTTGAGCGATGCCATACGCCGATGGTGCAGCACCCCCGCTAACTATTGCAAGCGCCCGCTTGCAAAAGTGCGCCACGCCACTCCGGCCGGGGAACGACTGAAGGAAGGCGGACCAGTTGACCGTCACGCCGCCCTGTAGCGGTCCCGTGTTTCCGGGTGGCGTTCGAAGCCTGCCGATTCGTACGTCGCCACCGCGGCCTTGTTCGAGGACGGGGTGGCGACGAGTGCGCTCGAT from the Streptomyces venezuelae genome contains:
- a CDS encoding DUF2516 family protein, with translation MQGFANFMWLLSLALIVFSGFALIDAAVRREDAYRAADKKTKPFWLIILGLAFVVNLLFPILSFLPIIGLVATIVYMVDVRPAIRQISGGGRRGGSSSDGPYGPYNGGR
- a CDS encoding helix-turn-helix domain-containing protein, producing the protein MASLNVGNLGEYLREQRRSAQLSLRQLADAAGVSNPYLSQIERGLRKPSAEVLQQVAKALRISAETLYVRAGILDEKERDELETRAVILADPSINERQKQVLLQIYESFRKENDFETLSHADADVDADVDGSGSDARPKQSPPSS